In a single window of the uncultured Dysgonomonas sp. genome:
- a CDS encoding dihydroorotase — MILIHKATIINEGTSFTGSVLIENNVIAEIFRAEDIPDQLLNNATVIDGRELWLMPGVIDDQVHFREPGLTHKGDIASESRAAIAGGVTSFMEMPNTKPQTTTIELLEQKFELAAEKSFANYSFYMGATNDNIAELRKVDPKKVCGVKVFMGSSTGNMLVDDKMVLQSIFAEVDMLIATHCEKEEIIRENLAKYKSEFGEDIPIQYHPLIRSAEACYRSSAEAVELADKYQTRLHILHLSTEKEISLFDIKPLAEKKITGEVCVHHLWFSDEDYSKYGSRIKWNPAVKTRQDRGALMQGLLKNKLDVIATDHAPHLIEEKQGGALKAASGGPLVQHSLQMMLELAKKGKITKEQVVNKMCHAPAIMYKIEKRGYIRKGYFADLVLVNPNKPYTVTRDNILYKCKWAPLEGETFSTSVEKTFLNGKIAFEDGVVYDMRGERLRFER, encoded by the coding sequence ATGATACTCATTCATAAAGCAACAATCATAAACGAAGGAACATCTTTCACCGGTTCGGTATTGATAGAAAACAATGTTATTGCAGAAATATTCAGGGCAGAAGATATTCCTGACCAGTTGCTAAACAATGCAACGGTTATCGACGGCAGGGAATTATGGCTGATGCCCGGAGTGATCGATGATCAGGTGCATTTCCGCGAACCGGGATTAACCCATAAGGGAGATATTGCCAGTGAAAGCCGTGCCGCTATTGCAGGAGGAGTTACATCTTTTATGGAAATGCCCAATACTAAGCCGCAGACTACAACAATTGAACTTCTTGAGCAAAAATTTGAATTGGCTGCCGAAAAGTCATTCGCCAATTATTCTTTCTATATGGGAGCCACAAATGATAATATTGCAGAGTTGAGAAAGGTGGATCCGAAAAAAGTATGTGGTGTAAAAGTATTTATGGGCTCTTCGACAGGGAATATGCTCGTAGATGATAAAATGGTCTTGCAATCTATCTTTGCCGAAGTGGATATGCTCATTGCCACACATTGCGAAAAGGAAGAAATAATACGGGAAAATCTGGCCAAATATAAATCTGAATTCGGAGAAGATATACCGATTCAGTATCATCCCCTTATCCGTAGCGCCGAAGCCTGTTATCGTTCGTCTGCCGAGGCTGTTGAGTTGGCAGACAAATATCAGACCCGTTTGCATATTTTACACCTTTCCACCGAGAAAGAGATAAGTTTGTTCGACATTAAGCCTCTTGCCGAGAAGAAAATCACAGGGGAGGTCTGTGTACATCACCTTTGGTTCTCTGATGAAGATTATTCTAAATACGGATCACGTATAAAATGGAATCCTGCCGTGAAAACCAGACAGGACAGGGGCGCCCTGATGCAGGGACTTCTGAAGAATAAACTGGATGTAATCGCTACCGACCATGCCCCCCACTTGATTGAAGAAAAGCAGGGAGGAGCATTGAAGGCAGCATCGGGAGGGCCTTTGGTTCAGCACTCGTTGCAAATGATGCTTGAGTTGGCTAAGAAGGGAAAAATAACGAAAGAACAGGTGGTAAATAAAATGTGTCATGCACCTGCCATTATGTACAAGATAGAGAAAAGGGGCTATATCCGTAAAGGATACTTTGCCGATCTGGTATTGGTGAATCCGAATAAACCCTATACCGTTACCCGGGATAATATTCTGTATAAATGCAAATGGGCACCACTGGAAGGTGAGACGTTCTCCACCTCGGTAGAGAAAACATTCCTGAACGGAAAAATCGCCTTTGAAGATGGTGTGGTTTATGATATGAGAGGTGAAAGATTACGCTTCGAAAGGTAG
- the guaA gene encoding glutamine-hydrolyzing GMP synthase, with protein MQEKIIILDFGSQTTQLIGRRIRELNTYCEIVPYNKFPFDDNTVKGVILSGSPFSVNDATAFKPDISQIRGKYPVLGICYGAQYLAYTSGGKVEKSDSREYGRAHLTKIKSGVALFDGITEGTQVWMSHGDSITVVPENFEIVASTADVSAAAYKIAGEETWAVQFHPEVYHTTDGTRLLSNFLNICHSKRGWSPASFIDSTVEELKTTLGDDKVILALSGGVDSSVTAVLLNKAIGKNLTCVFVDHGLLRKNEFENVLRDYEHLGLNVIGVDAKERFYKELAGVTDPEKKRKIIGKGFIDVFDEEAHKLKDIKWLGQGTIYPDIIESLSITGHVIKSHHNVGGLPEKMNLKLVEPLRLLFKDEVRRVGLELGMKENLIKRHPFPGPGLGIRILGDITPEKVEIVQNADDIFIRMLREQGLYDKVWQAGAILLPIKSVGVMGDERTYENTVALRAVTSTDAMTADWAHLPYEFLAKVSNEIINKVKGVNRVVYDISSKPPATIEWE; from the coding sequence ATGCAAGAGAAAATCATTATCCTCGATTTCGGGTCACAAACCACCCAATTGATTGGTCGCAGAATCAGAGAATTAAATACCTACTGCGAAATTGTCCCTTACAACAAGTTCCCTTTCGATGACAATACTGTAAAAGGAGTAATCCTCTCGGGAAGTCCTTTTTCGGTGAATGATGCTACTGCCTTCAAGCCCGATATCAGCCAGATAAGAGGTAAATATCCGGTATTGGGTATTTGTTACGGTGCACAATATCTGGCCTATACATCGGGAGGAAAAGTTGAAAAAAGCGATTCCCGTGAATACGGACGGGCGCATCTGACAAAAATAAAGTCCGGCGTTGCCTTATTTGACGGAATAACTGAAGGCACTCAGGTATGGATGTCGCATGGAGACTCTATCACCGTAGTACCCGAAAATTTCGAAATAGTAGCCAGTACCGCTGATGTGTCAGCAGCAGCATATAAAATAGCGGGAGAGGAAACGTGGGCCGTACAGTTTCATCCTGAAGTTTACCATACTACAGACGGCACACGCCTTTTAAGCAACTTCCTTAACATATGCCATTCGAAACGAGGATGGAGCCCTGCTTCTTTCATCGATTCCACTGTTGAGGAGCTAAAAACAACGCTTGGTGACGATAAGGTTATCCTTGCCCTATCGGGGGGTGTAGACTCTTCCGTTACAGCCGTTCTGCTGAATAAGGCCATAGGAAAGAACCTGACTTGTGTATTCGTAGATCATGGTTTGCTCCGCAAAAACGAATTCGAAAATGTACTGAGAGATTATGAACATCTCGGGCTGAATGTAATAGGTGTAGATGCCAAAGAGCGATTCTACAAAGAACTTGCCGGTGTAACCGATCCGGAAAAGAAACGTAAGATCATTGGCAAAGGCTTTATTGATGTATTCGATGAAGAAGCACATAAGCTGAAAGATATAAAATGGCTGGGACAGGGAACTATTTACCCCGATATTATCGAGTCGCTTTCTATCACAGGCCATGTCATCAAATCGCACCATAACGTAGGAGGACTGCCTGAGAAAATGAATCTGAAACTGGTAGAACCTCTACGTCTGCTATTCAAAGATGAAGTACGCCGCGTTGGCTTGGAATTGGGTATGAAAGAAAACCTCATAAAACGCCATCCATTCCCGGGTCCCGGACTAGGCATCCGTATATTGGGCGATATCACTCCGGAGAAAGTAGAAATAGTACAGAATGCCGACGATATATTTATCCGTATGCTACGTGAACAAGGGCTCTATGATAAAGTGTGGCAAGCCGGAGCAATTCTACTTCCTATCAAATCGGTAGGCGTAATGGGTGATGAGCGCACTTACGAAAATACAGTGGCATTGCGCGCTGTAACTTCTACAGACGCCATGACTGCCGATTGGGCACATTTACCATACGAGTTTCTGGCTAAGGTGTCGAATGAGATCATCAACAAGGTAAAAGGTGTAAACCGTGTTGTTTATGATATTTCGTCGAAACCTCCCGCCACTATCGAGTGGGAGTAA
- a CDS encoding linear amide C-N hydrolase yields the protein MKRTITKIALLVAVLLLAQSGAIEACTRIVYHGLNNTVLTARTMDWKEDSRSNLWIFPRGMERNGEVGSNPLRWKSKYGSVITTAYDISSTDGMNEKGLVANLLWLAESAYPEWDQKKPGLSIAAWVQYMLDNFATVSEAVTYMEKGTFEVVSDMMPDGSRMATLHLSLSDSDGDSAIFEYINGKLVIHHDKSYQVMTNSPVFDQQLALNEYWKGIGGLTFLPGTNRAADRFVRASYYINVIPKVDDTRLAVASVFSVIRNTSVPFGISTPNEPNISSTRWRTVSDQKNKVYYFESALYPNIFWVDFKDVDFSEKASAKMLDLVGGKTYAGNTAHLFITSEPFKFQGTN from the coding sequence ATGAAAAGAACCATTACAAAAATTGCTTTATTAGTAGCAGTTTTGCTACTTGCGCAATCCGGCGCAATAGAGGCCTGTACCAGAATCGTCTATCACGGGCTGAACAATACAGTATTGACGGCAAGAACTATGGACTGGAAAGAAGACAGCAGGAGTAATCTGTGGATCTTTCCCAGAGGAATGGAACGAAACGGTGAAGTAGGCAGTAATCCTTTACGATGGAAATCGAAATATGGAAGCGTAATCACTACAGCCTATGACATTTCCAGTACAGACGGTATGAACGAAAAAGGACTCGTAGCCAATTTGCTCTGGCTAGCCGAATCGGCATACCCGGAATGGGACCAGAAGAAGCCGGGCTTGTCCATCGCTGCGTGGGTGCAATATATGCTTGATAATTTTGCTACTGTAAGCGAAGCTGTTACATATATGGAAAAAGGAACTTTCGAAGTGGTTTCGGATATGATGCCCGACGGTTCCAGAATGGCTACCCTTCATTTATCATTGTCAGACTCCGACGGAGATAGCGCCATTTTCGAATATATAAACGGGAAACTGGTGATACACCATGATAAATCTTATCAGGTGATGACAAACTCGCCTGTATTCGATCAGCAGTTAGCGTTGAATGAATATTGGAAAGGTATTGGCGGGTTGACTTTTCTTCCGGGGACTAACCGTGCTGCCGACAGGTTTGTAAGAGCTTCGTATTACATAAATGTAATCCCGAAAGTAGATGATACAAGACTGGCTGTAGCCAGTGTATTCAGCGTTATACGCAACACTTCGGTGCCTTTTGGGATAAGTACACCTAATGAACCGAATATTTCATCTACAAGGTGGAGAACAGTATCAGACCAAAAGAATAAAGTTTATTATTTCGAGTCTGCCTTGTATCCGAATATCTTTTGGGTAGATTTCAAAGATGTCGATTTCTCCGAAAAAGCATCAGCAAAGATGCTGGATCTGGTAGGAGGCAAAACTTATGCCGGGAATACAGCTCATCTGTTTATAACATCCGAACCTTTTAAGTTTCAGGGTACTAACTAA
- a CDS encoding DNA alkylation repair protein: MQQIIADIRRTLRDNIDEKTLRSSQSYFKENVKPYGVRVITVSKISKESYNVIKDRRKEEIFALCEELWQSGYLEESFIAGKWADYIHDRYEPADFQVFEKWVNLYINNWASCDTLCNHAIGTFIEMYPEYISELKKWTKSDNRWVKRAAAVSLIIPARKGLFLRDIFEIADALLLDKDDMVRKGYGWMLKATSEAHQKEVFDYVMSKKDVMPRTSLRYAIEKMPAGLKAEAMKKSK, encoded by the coding sequence ATGCAACAGATAATAGCAGATATCCGCCGGACATTACGGGACAATATAGACGAGAAAACACTGAGGTCAAGCCAGAGCTACTTCAAGGAAAATGTGAAGCCTTACGGAGTGAGGGTGATAACTGTCAGCAAAATAAGTAAAGAGTCTTATAATGTGATAAAAGACAGGCGAAAAGAAGAGATATTTGCTCTGTGCGAGGAGTTATGGCAGTCCGGCTATCTCGAAGAATCTTTTATTGCAGGTAAATGGGCCGACTATATTCACGATAGGTATGAGCCAGCTGATTTTCAGGTGTTTGAAAAATGGGTGAACCTGTATATAAATAATTGGGCTTCATGCGATACCTTGTGTAACCATGCAATAGGGACATTTATAGAAATGTATCCTGAATATATATCGGAACTGAAAAAATGGACTAAGTCGGATAACCGCTGGGTTAAGCGTGCAGCTGCGGTTTCTTTGATCATACCTGCCCGTAAAGGATTATTCCTGAGAGATATATTCGAAATAGCAGATGCCCTCCTTTTAGATAAAGATGATATGGTACGGAAAGGATATGGTTGGATGCTGAAAGCAACAAGTGAAGCGCATCAGAAAGAGGTATTCGATTATGTGATGTCAAAGAAAGATGTGATGCCACGTACCTCGTTAAGGTATGCTATAGAGAAAATGCCGGCGGGTCTGAAGGCTGAGGCAATGAAGAAAAGCAAATAA
- a CDS encoding sigma-70 family RNA polymerase sigma factor — translation MISFDSGIIEQCRKGDRRAQMQMYTTFYKRVYNTCFRVLRDSAEAEDTMQDAFLKAFSGLDSYSDSVPFEAWLVRIAINASIDKLRRRNMEMTELHENMNYDIADTDDNADWEQIMEKVGQVKSAIDKLPESSRLIINLYLIEGYDHEEIAEILSIAPGTARIQYMRAKQRLIELI, via the coding sequence ATGATAAGTTTCGACTCAGGTATAATCGAACAGTGCAGGAAAGGCGACCGCAGGGCGCAAATGCAGATGTATACGACCTTTTACAAAAGGGTTTACAACACATGCTTTCGTGTACTCCGCGACTCTGCCGAGGCTGAAGATACGATGCAGGATGCTTTTCTCAAAGCCTTTTCAGGGTTGGATAGTTACAGCGATTCCGTTCCTTTCGAGGCATGGCTGGTACGGATAGCTATTAATGCATCCATAGACAAGCTGAGAAGAAGAAACATGGAGATGACAGAACTGCATGAAAATATGAATTATGATATTGCCGATACGGATGATAATGCCGATTGGGAGCAAATAATGGAAAAGGTAGGTCAGGTGAAATCAGCAATAGATAAATTGCCGGAATCGAGCCGTCTGATTATAAATTTATATCTGATAGAAGGTTATGACCATGAAGAGATCGCTGAAATACTAAGCATAGCGCCGGGTACAGCCCGCATACAATATATGAGAGCAAAACAAAGATTAATCGAACTTATCTGA